Proteins from one Mytilus galloprovincialis chromosome 11, xbMytGall1.hap1.1, whole genome shotgun sequence genomic window:
- the LOC143050806 gene encoding uncharacterized protein LOC143050806 encodes MTWKDEYCLLAFVIILFVSNAKSQRSHQISVRPGAIHIPSINSRQRNIISPNDLRNSNGGRTRLTGTDLQNALIRNRPLNGNNGLSRTISTVSDPAFSNARRTENQQPRTTLDDVLNSRITEQASQQRRSRDRVRHRTSSNSGTTISRIRRKLLVDLRTTFRYILRTGQLPRGVAFNMESGRPQLVKISPGSLAVNPFSSTQVRRYLRSIDRSLNGQASSPTDRATGKSNQADSTSRIGGSSINTRQNNVESLRDITSDLTSTSGTNHGSVDHLTTSSRQGLHSSRIASQNINSLTTRSRPNSQNTDIVSEPRTTHIQSQSMLPGIPVQRPGDGQSWSTTLFRAKLFNEPDNTIQTTGIEIPSQFTRTRTDRRQSERQVQQQNTKTRTEQRQAERHVQQNTRTRTEHRQPERSVQPNTRTRTEQRLPERHVQQNTRIRAENRQPERHVHQNTRTITEHRQPERHVHQNTRTITEHRQPERHVQHNTRTITEHRQPERHVQHVQHNTRTITEHIQPERNEQQLNTRSRAHVSTVFEQPTADPDLKVLLQKIEREKALLTDLKRQEEKIKNNINSLNNQQTSSSKLLEDIALLQNMLTQAESKSPANSANSKHSFNQQSSANLQPPEINPHVSLEQQLIQQTGISQPPNVNQNLNILPAVLNQNTARNSIQEHHVVNAPVQQTGSNLASLESLTGQPIFMNNAVPLNQLKQAPIGHSVMPINKPGQAHTGHSNMPVNHPGHAPVGHSIMPVNQHGQATFSHSGMPVNQPGQAPIDHSIMPVNQPGQTHIGSSIMPINQPGQAPLSHNIMPNNQPGQSHIGHSIMPVNQPGQAPISHSVMPVNQPGQAPIGHSIMPVHQPGQAPISHSIMPVNQLGQAPMSHNIIPINHHGQTHMGHSIMPTNQFGTSPFGFRLPSEFLQEMMFGDTTDPPDPTDPPTTTAVPTTLPPTTAHVLTTPSSKPPVRNQYHQQVNNAATLNDILSTLQNSAVKGGFKLLFKVPGSNSSIPIEVLNSKSTSLMKDTNPTVQLATTSNDNLLKTHLSGNVQTATMSPDKLLHKHLSGNLQTAGMSPDKLLHQHLSGNVHTAAMSPDELLHKHLSGQEQTSKIGQNGFLPDIPMQALPVLSHEVKDLQNDNRKTLYTDQLLPVQPTTQLPQEVNPHQNLQQPPSSFTQQTIKSSNVDTTSKVNQFDANKTPVNSDSQVNKNNAIQMENFPSYYEYDLAKAKNANTVKIPAGNSLILDIKGDQISQTMNTLNQHGVISQSLKPNPDLSKVIIQQKLPPTTTPSYIINMIPYNTPAVQPMTMNSNPNMNSITSR; translated from the exons ATGACTTGGAAAGATGAATATTGCTTATTAgcatttgtaattattttattcgTATCAAATGCAAAAAGTCAAAGATCACACCAG ATAAGTGTACGACCAGGAGCCATTCACATACCTTCCATTAACTCTAGACAGAGGAATATAATCAGCCCGAACGATCTCAGAAATAGTAATGGCGGCAGAACCAGATTGACGGGTACAGATCTACAGAATGCCCTCATAAGAAACAGACCTCTTAATGGAAATAATGGGTTATCTAGAACTATTTCGACTGTATCAGACCCTGCTTTCAGCAATGCACGAAGGACAGAAAACCAACAGCCTAGGACGACATTAGATGACGTACTTAATTCTCGAATCACAGAACAAGCTTCCCAACAACGCCGGTCACGTGATCGAGTGCGACATAGAACTTCGTCAAATTCTGGAACGACTATTTCGAGGATAAGGAGAAAACTTCTTGTCGATTTGCGTACAACATTTCGTTATATACTAAGAACAGGACAACTTCCCCGAGGTGTAGCTTTTAACATGGAGTCTGGTAGACCACAACTTGTAAAAATAAGTCCTGGATCTCTAGCAGTCAATCCATTCTCTTCCACACAAGTACGTAGATACCTACGATCAATAGATCGATCATTAAACGGTCAGGCAAGTTCACCAACAGATAGAGCAACAGGTAAATCAAATCAAGCTGATAGTACTTCTAGGATAGGAGGTTCTTCAATAAATACAAGACAAAATAATGTTGAAAGTCTCAGGGATATAACATCAGACTTAACATCCACTTCAGGCACGAATCATGGATCAGTAGATCATCTAACTACATCTTCTCGCCAAGGGCTTCATTCATCCAGAATAGCTTCACAGAATATCAACTCTTTGACCACAAGATCTAGACCTAATTCTCAGAACACAGATATAGTAAGCGAACCGAGAACAACACACATTCAATCTCAAAGCATGCTGCCAGGGATTCCTGTACAAAGACCAGGGGATGGACAGAGTTGGTCAACTACTTTATTTCGAGCTAAACTGTTTAATGAGCCAGACAACACAATTCAAACAACAGGAATAGAGATACCAAGTCAATTTACCCGGACAAGAACTGACAGGAGACAATCGGAACGCCAGGTTCAACAACAGAACACTAAAACAAGAACTGAACAAAGACAAGCAGAACGACATGTACAACAGAACACTAGGACAAGAACTGAACATAGACAACCAGAACGATCCGTTCAACCGAACACTAGAACAAGAACTGAACAAAGACTACCAGAACGACATGTACAACAGAACACTAGAATAAGAGCTGAAAATAGACAGCCAGAACGACATGTACACCAGAACACTAGAACAATAACTGAACATAGACAACCAGAACGACATGTACACCAGAACACTAGAACAATAACTGAACATAGACAACCAGAACGACATGTACAACATAACACTAGAACAATAACTGAACATAGACAACCAGAACGacatgtacaacatgtacaacataaCACTAGAACAATAACTGAACATATACAACCAGAACGAAATGAGCAACAACTGAACACTAGATCAAGAGCTCATGTTTCAACTGTTTTCGAACAACCGACCGCTGATCCAGATTTGAAGGTTTTACTTCAAAAGATAGAAAGAGAAAAGGCATTGTTAACTGATCTGAAACGACaagaagagaaaataaaaaacaatatcaattctttaaataatcaacaaaCATCGTCATCAAAGTTATTAGAAGATATTGCACTCTTACAAAATATGTTAACTCAAGCAGAATCGAAATCTCCTGCTAATAGTGCAAATTCAAAACACAGCTTTAACCAACAATCAAGTGCGAATCTTCAACCCCCGGAAATCAATCCACATGTTAGTCTGGAGCAACAACTTATACAGCAAACAGGGATATCACAGCCTCCAAATGTCAATCAAAATCTAAACATATTACCAGCCGTTTTGAATCAAAACACGGCACGAAATAGTATTCAAGAACACCATGTAGTGAATGCACCAGTTCAACAAACTGGAAGTAATTTAGCATCATTGGAATCTTTGACAGGCCAAcccatttttatgaataatgctGTACCCTTAAATCAGCTCAAACAGGCACCTATTGGTCACAGTGTTATGCCAATCAATAAGCCCGGGCAGGCACATACAGGTCACAGTAATATGCCAGTAAATCATCCCGGACACGCACCTGTTGGTCACAGTATTATGCCTGTCAATCAGCACGGACAAGCAACTTTTAGTCACAGTGGCATGCCTGTTAATCAGCCCGGACAGGCACCTATTGATCACAGTATTATGCCTGTCAATCAGCCCGGACAGACACATATAGGTAGCAGTATTATGCCTATAAATCAGCCCGGGCAAGCACCTTTGAGTCACAATATTATGCCCAATAATCAGCCCGGACAGTCACATATTGGTCACAGTATTATGCCAGTTAATCAGCCCGGACAAGCACCTATTAGTCACAGTGTCATGCCTGTTAATCAGCCCGGACAGGCACCTATTGGTCACAGTATTATGCCTGTCCATCAGCCCGGACAAGCACCTATAAGTCACAGTATTATGCCTGTAAATCAGCTCGGACAGGCACCTATGAGTCACAATATTATACCCATTAATCATCACGGACAGACACATATGGGTCACAGTATCATGCCCACCAATCAGTTTGGAACATCACCTTTTGGGTTTAGACTTCCATCGGAGTTCTTACAGGAAATGATGTTTGGGGACACTACTGATCCTCCAGATCCAACTGATCCTCCAACTACGACAGCTGTCCCGACAACACTTCCGCCTACAACTGCGCATGTTTTAACAACTCCCTCATCAAAGCCTCCAGTAAGAAATCAATATCACCAACAAGTAAACAATGCCGCTAcgttaaatgatattttatcCACACTCCAGAATTCTGCAGTAAAAGGAGgctttaaattattatttaaagttCCAGGCTCTAATTCTAGCATACCAATAGAGGTACTTAATTCAAAAAGCACATCTTTGATGAAAGACACCAACCCAACGGTTCAACTTGCAACAACAAGTAATGATAACTTACTTAAAACACACCTTTCTGGCAACGTTCAAACTGCTACAATGAGTCCTGACAAGTTACTCCATAAACATCTTTCTGGCAACCTACAAACTGCTGGAATGAGTCCCGACAAGTTACTTCATCAACATCTTTCTGGCAACGTACACACTGCTGCAATGAGTCCCGATGAGTTACTTCATAAACATCTTTCTGGCCAGGAACAAACTTCTAAAATTGGACAGAATGGATTTTTACCAGACATTCCAATGCAAGCTTTGCCTGTGTTATCACATGAAGTGAAAGATTTGCAAAATGACAACCGCAAGACATTGTATACCGACCAATTACTTCCGGTCCAGCCAACAACACAACTACCACAGGAAGTAAACCCTCATCAGAATTTACAGCAACCACCTTCGTCTTTTACTCAACAGACAATCAAAAGTTCTAACGTTGATACAACCTCAAAAGTCAATCAGTTTGATGCTAATAAAACACCTGTTAATTCGGATTCACAGGTAAACAAAAATAATGCGATTCAAATGGAAAACTTCCCATCATATTATGAGTATGACTTAGCAAAAGCCAAAAATGCCAACACTGTTAAAATTCCTGCAGGAAATAGTCTCATTTTAGATATTAAGGGAGACCAGATTTCCCAGACGATGAATACCTTGAATCAACATGGAGTAATATCACAGTCTCTTAAACCAAATCCAGATTTATCGAAAGTCATAATACAGCAGAAACTTCCACCAACAACAACTCCTAGTTACATAATAAATATGATACCGTACAATACGCCTGCTGTTCAACCAATGACAATGAATAGCAATCCAAACATGAACA GCATCACATCCCGGTGA